In Mercurialis annua linkage group LG5, ddMerAnnu1.2, whole genome shotgun sequence, a single genomic region encodes these proteins:
- the LOC126682851 gene encoding uncharacterized protein LOC126682851, whose product MAKNQIISCLLVVALLFVSSALASSDVPFIVVSKKASLNRLKSGSERVAVSIDIYNQGTSTAYDVSLVDDRWPQDLFDVISGNTSQSWERLDAGGILSHSYELEGKVKGPFFGSPAVVTFRIPTKAALQEALSTPILPLDILADRPPEKKFEWVSFSFKRMHLRFYA is encoded by the exons ATGGCAAAGAATCAGATAATCAGCTGTTTATTGGTAGTAGCTCTTTTATTTGTCTCATCGGCGCTTGCTAGCTCCGATGTTCCGTTTATCGTGGTTTCCAAGAAAGCCAGCCTCAATCGCCTCAAATCCGGCTCCGAACGCGTCGCCGTTTCCATTGATATCTATAACCAGGGAACTTC GACTGCATATGATGTAAGTCTTGTTGATGATCGCTGGCCTCAAGATTTATTTGATGTCATCTCTGGAAACACTTCGCAATCATGGGAAAGACTTGATGC TGGCGGTATTCTATCACACTCTTATGAATTGGAGGGCAAAGTGAAAGGACCATTTTTTGGTTCTCCAGCAGTCGTTACTTTCCGTATCCCCACTAAGGCTGCTCTTCAG GAGGCCTTGTCAACTCCCATCCTTCCCTTAGATATTCTTGCCGACAGACCTCCTGAAAAGAAGTTTGAGTGGGTAAGCTTCTCATTCAAGCGTATGCATCTGAGGTTCTATGCTTGA
- the LOC126683049 gene encoding zinc finger protein CONSTANS-LIKE 13-like: protein MEDYSKSASKTSLLCDFCSSNGAVLYCSADSAKLCLFCDLEVHSANALSLSHFRSLNCDNCGAQPASVQCSSTGNNSNINVFCQDCESHSVSFVNQAPVYGFTGCPDVTELGEIFGFELDSESCLHDQELVNMQDSVVPSGVSSVFLRSGGKCRREMCKQLVELGKRDMVADMGPETPPSRCAQSGKFEGMEMENGNEEGFFDRKMAFTSLLMFPDLEVRGDCDGVADGDLLWDCNPSYQGAQVWDFEYEKTKHCPEPNSQEVGRDTTDPGFKIKNHRSRKTAAFNIIEVLDDANSMSCSTTLSDDALLRNSSSNQQFSKNAKAEESTSSESLLIEAKISDSPRLVQVVENPYHDTTDMEIFAQNRGNAMLRYMEKKKNRRYDKHIRYESRKARADTRERVKGRFVKASEN, encoded by the exons ATGGAGGATTATTCAAAATCCGCTTCAAAAACCAGTTTGTTATGCGATTTTTGCAGCTCAAACGGTGCTGTTTTGTACTGTAGTGCTGATTCTGCTAAGCTATGTCTGTTCTGTGACCTAGAAGTTCACTCTGCTAATGCTTTGTCTCTCAGTCATTTCAGGTCACTTAACTGTGATAACTGTGGAGCTCAACCAGCTTCAGTTCAATGCTCAAGCACTggtaataatagtaatattaaCGTTTTTTGTCAAGATTGTGAATCTCATTCTGTGTCGTTTGTTAACCAAGCTCCTGTGTACGGGTTCACGGGTTGTCCTGATGTAACTGAGCTTGGTGAGATATTTGGATTTGAGTTAGATTCTGAGTCTTGTTTGCATGATCAAGAACTGGTAAACATGCAAGATTCGGTGGTTCCGAGTGGGGTTTCGTCTGTTTTTTTGAGGTCTGGTGGGAAGTGTAGGCGAGAGATGTGTAAGCAGTTGGTGGAGTTGGGTAAGAGGGATATGGTGGCGGATATGGGGCCGGAGACACCGCCGAGTAGATGTGCGCAGAGCGGAAAATTTGAGGGTATGGAAATGGAGAATGGAAACGAGGAAGGTTTTTTTGACCGGAAAATGGCGTTTACTTCGTTGCTTATGTTTCCGGATCTTGAAGTTAGGGGAGATTGTGACGGTGTAGCTGATGGAGATCTTTTATGGGACTGTAATCCTTCATATCAGGGTGCTCAG GTATGGGATTttgaatatgaaaaaacaaaacattgTCCAGAACCTAATTCACAAGAGGTGGGCCGTGATACAACTGATCCCGGTTTTAAAATCAAGAATCATCGCAGCCGTAAAACAGCTGCCTTCAATATAATAGAAGTGTTGGATGATGCAAATTCAATGAGCTGCTCTACAACACTATCTGATGATGCACTTTTAAGAAAT AGCTCCTCCAATCAACAATTTTCGAAGAATGCAAAAGCCGAAGAAAGTACATCATCAGAATCCCTACTGATTGAGGCCAAAATAAGCGATAGCCCGAGACTTGTTCAGGTGGTGGAGAACCCTTATCATGATACGACCGATATGGAAATTTTTGCACAAAACAGAGGCAATGCAATGTTGCGTTACatggagaagaaaaaaaacagaag ATATGATAAGCACATACGCTACGAATCAAGGAAGGCGAGAGCTGATACAAGGGAGCGGGTAAAAGGTCGGTTTGTGAAGGCAAGTGAAAATTAG
- the LOC126680184 gene encoding uncharacterized protein LOC126680184, whose product MHLRSFIFHIIFYLHPDVKLEQETMGCSGSVYAIGRRKKMTSISEIVVYFPTMRIPAQSDLHRALKGLIPQDLLDRLVCLRNQIRLVAEDTGGSAIAELRRALEEFLFLLVGLAKKENGLEDSVEFKWKNLEDGQQEHSVANSWFELLSVVHMMAILTLSEANSLMIPKDQSGSGIRVLSTDCKRDAVDLLLKAAGYLEFCVREVLVRIPPDIKIKFPKDLQDGVLEAMSIQALGQGTEIQLGLAVESQKATLSVKRRLACEQLIYFGQAYNCLSECDMNYENGKKHLWFIKWKFLESKAAAYYYHGLILDKGTEPALHVSAVCCFLAAEQLLQESKKACLSFCLSAPVTRSPPLWGVMKHLHQKIPEVASRKSQMYGYLLEEEKGLQALPELPEFQLSLRPDEYILPEVDEAWDKERWEIQRHSLKEHLKDIEDDQIET is encoded by the exons ATGCATCTCAGAAGCTTCATTTTCCATATCATTTTCTATCTACATCCA GATGTTAAATTGGAACAAGAAACAATGGGGTGCAGTGGTTCTGTGTATGCAATTGGGAGAAGAAAGAAGATGACAAGTATATCAGAAATTGTAGTTTATTTTCCGACAATGCGCATTCCAGCACAATCTGATCTTCACAGGGCACTTAAAGGGTTGATTCCTCAAGATCTTCTTGATAGATTGGTCTGTCTTCGGAATCAGATTCGATTAGTAGCAGAAGATACCG GTGGATCTGCAATAGCGGAATTGCGGCGAGCATTAGAGGAGTTTTTGTTTCTTCTTGTTGGACTTGCTAAGAAAG AGAATGGTCTTGAAGATTCTGTGGAATTCAAGTGGAAAAATTTAGAAGATGGGCAGCAA GAACATTCTGTGGCAAACTCCTGGTTTGAGTTACTGTCTGTTGTTCATATGATGGCAATTCTGACTTTATCAGAGGCTAACTCATTGATGATCCCCAAGGATCAGTCTGGTTCCGGCATAAGAGTTTTATCTACAG ATTGTAAGAGGGATGCAGTTGATTTACTGCTTAAGGCAGCAGGATACTTAGAATTCTGTGTTCGGGAAGTATTGGTTCGGATTCCACCAGATATTAA GATAAAATTTCCAAAAGATTTGCAAGATGGTGTACTGGAGGCTATGTCCATTCAAGCACTAGGCCAG GGAACTGAAATTCAGCTTGGATTAGCTGTTGAAAGCCAGAAAGCAACATTATCTGTAAAGAGGAGGTTGGCTTGTGAGCAATTAATATACTTTGGTCAG GCTTATAATTGCCTGTCAGAATGCGACATGAATTATGAAAATGGAAAGAAGCATCTCTGGTTTATCAAGTGGAAGTTCCTCGAATCAAAG GCAGCAGCATACTACTACCATGGCTTGATCCTAGACAAGGGAACTGAACCGGCCTTACATGTTAGTGCCGTGTGTTGTTTCCTTGCCGCAGAACAACTTCTGCAAGAAAGCAAAAAGGCCTGCTTAAGTTTTTGCCTTTCAGCTCCTGTTACCAG ATCTCCTCCACTATGGGGTGTCATGAAGCACTTGCATCAGAAAATTCCTGAAGTCGCGTCAAGGAAATCTCAGATGTACGGATACCTATTAGAAGAAGAAAA GGGTCTACAAGCATTGCCCGAGCTTCCGGAATTCCAACTATCTTTAAGGCCGGACGAGTATATATTGCCGGAAGTAGATGAGGCATGGGATAAAGAAAGGTGGGAAATACAAAGGCATTCCTTAAAGGAACACCTTAAAGATATTGAAGATGATCAAATTGAAACTTAA
- the LOC126679886 gene encoding CASP-like protein 1F2 isoform X2: MAAISTTDSTATVVKEMNDSDSAPFEVAKSLGFIPYPSQPKRTRFMAQLLFRVLAIAFTVASISVMVTSDQTILIFGITTQARYSYSSAFRFLVGAEAVVCGFSVLSLSLLCLMSRSEAILRKNFYLFLHDMAMMVVMVSGCAAATAIGYVGRYGEKEITWAAVCDYIDKFCNQTLVSIVLAYLAFFCYLALTTLSAHQLMSTNE, encoded by the exons ATGGCGGCCATTTCTACCACTGATTCAACAGCTACTGTCGTGAAAGAAATGAACGATTCTGATTCTGCTCCTTTTGAAGTGGCTAAATCTTTAGGGTTCATTCCTTACCCGAGTCAGCCCAAAAGAACTCGCTTCATGGCTCAGCTCCTGTTTAGGGTTTTAGCCATTGCTTTTACAGTTGCTTCCATTTCTGTTATGGTTACAAGTGACCAGACTATCTTAATCTTCGGAATCACCACTCAAGCTCGTTACAGTTACTCTTCTGCCTTCAG GTTCTTGGTCGGAGCAGAAGCTGTGGTGTGCGGCTTCTCTGTACTGTCACTAAGTTTGCTTTGCCTAATGAGTAGGTCAGAGGCAATACTTAGGAAAAATTTCTATCTGTTCTTACATGATATG GCGATGATGGTGGTGATGGTATCGGGATGTGCAGCAGCAACGGCGATAGGTTACGTGGGTCGATACGGAGAAAAAGAGATAACGTGGGCGGCGGTATGCGATTATATAGACAAATTTTGCAACCAAACATTGGTGTCAATTGTGCTAGCCTACCTTGCTTTCTTTTGCTATCTTGCACTCACTACACTCTCTGCCCATCAACTTATGTCTACTAATGAGTAG
- the LOC126679886 gene encoding CASP-like protein 1F2 isoform X1 — MAAISTTDSTATVVKEMNDSDSAPFEVAKSLGFIPYPSQPKRTRFMAQLLFRVLAIAFTVASISVMVTSDQTILIFGITTQARYSYSSAFRFLVGAEAVVCGFSVLSLSLLCLMSRSEAILRKNFYLFLHDMLNQSWGNSRIKVAISLFGDDGGDGIGMCSSNGDRLRGSIRRKRDNVGGGMRLYRQILQPNIGVNCASLPCFLLLSCTHYTLCPSTYVY; from the exons ATGGCGGCCATTTCTACCACTGATTCAACAGCTACTGTCGTGAAAGAAATGAACGATTCTGATTCTGCTCCTTTTGAAGTGGCTAAATCTTTAGGGTTCATTCCTTACCCGAGTCAGCCCAAAAGAACTCGCTTCATGGCTCAGCTCCTGTTTAGGGTTTTAGCCATTGCTTTTACAGTTGCTTCCATTTCTGTTATGGTTACAAGTGACCAGACTATCTTAATCTTCGGAATCACCACTCAAGCTCGTTACAGTTACTCTTCTGCCTTCAG GTTCTTGGTCGGAGCAGAAGCTGTGGTGTGCGGCTTCTCTGTACTGTCACTAAGTTTGCTTTGCCTAATGAGTAGGTCAGAGGCAATACTTAGGAAAAATTTCTATCTGTTCTTACATGATATG CTAAACCAATCATGGGGCAACTCCAGGATTAAAGTTGCCATCTCTCTTTTTG GCGATGATGGTGGTGATGGTATCGGGATGTGCAGCAGCAACGGCGATAGGTTACGTGGGTCGATACGGAGAAAAAGAGATAACGTGGGCGGCGGTATGCGATTATATAGACAAATTTTGCAACCAAACATTGGTGTCAATTGTGCTAGCCTACCTTGCTTTCTTTTGCTATCTTGCACTCACTACACTCTCTGCCCATCAACTTATGTCTACTAA